The Prevotella sp. E9-3 genome has a window encoding:
- a CDS encoding P-loop NTPase fold protein, translated as MKKVLKAIWQYCSSFFRSQRRPKVENAIESLDKGRKEWPDMQIDKIITDYLSAKDTDYAIMIDGEWGAGKSWYWENVLTEQIKKLPTKDNSAEKPSYYKVAKISLFGISSVDDLRIKIFEETNSFFANKKVKAGAKLTGLFVNKVAGIFNVSETNAKDLSNLLEVFSVNLDHYVLCFDDLERIKPSLLLELLGYINTLVEQNKVKVVFICNDSELEQIDYRKYKEKIVRFTHTIKSDIAKMVVEFAKERNDDYSKYLIEKKDFIAYVFQKGNCSNLRTLKFNLDIYEQVYSMIVETMRPYKEQQVNAIADYMLLLSIVYSIEYRRDNDEIKLKSLAEISKNWSYQLDTLDSLRKQSEKYSDEQKPQENKSEKEKILDYQRNIRKCYFTNSYIYGSSMPMIDFLLTGYCDEGSMRANILSIAAEIKRYETSEEKQLYQNLTQFWDTDDDVMANAVKKTLEKVKEGSFLLQDYPLFFLILQRLHKLGFIELKMSVPELQELFDSAISKSKNSHFIEGLDAYYYQSDDVSTPEFELLVNKVRAINAHNNQKNLTAEFERIVLNTSSSESLDNYEHVLTYLFKNIEAERFFRLFISYHNYRKRDYWNFFDKRYDSRDCFDLDREFIDNLWSILSDYLSDKSIEASGTRKYCSKIHELLDKKAKQFGEKFE; from the coding sequence ATGAAGAAAGTGTTGAAGGCGATTTGGCAATACTGTAGTTCCTTCTTCCGGTCGCAAAGAAGACCGAAAGTAGAAAACGCTATAGAATCGCTGGATAAGGGACGAAAGGAGTGGCCAGATATGCAAATTGATAAGATCATAACAGACTACTTGTCTGCCAAAGATACCGATTATGCCATTATGATAGATGGAGAATGGGGAGCAGGAAAATCTTGGTATTGGGAGAATGTGCTAACTGAGCAAATAAAGAAACTACCAACAAAAGACAATTCTGCAGAAAAACCATCATATTATAAAGTAGCAAAGATTTCTTTGTTTGGAATTAGTTCTGTTGACGATTTGCGAATAAAGATATTTGAAGAGACCAACAGCTTCTTTGCTAACAAGAAAGTTAAGGCAGGTGCTAAACTTACGGGACTATTCGTTAATAAAGTTGCCGGCATATTTAATGTCAGTGAAACAAATGCGAAGGACCTATCGAACTTGTTGGAGGTGTTTTCTGTAAATCTGGATCATTATGTTTTATGCTTTGATGATCTTGAACGAATTAAGCCTTCATTGCTCTTAGAATTGTTAGGGTATATCAACACATTGGTAGAGCAAAACAAAGTGAAGGTGGTCTTTATCTGTAATGATAGCGAATTGGAACAGATAGACTATCGTAAATACAAAGAGAAGATAGTTCGCTTCACACATACCATTAAATCTGATATTGCGAAGATGGTAGTGGAATTTGCGAAGGAAAGAAATGATGATTATTCCAAATACCTGATTGAGAAGAAAGACTTTATTGCCTATGTATTTCAAAAGGGTAACTGTAGCAACCTTCGTACACTGAAGTTCAACCTTGATATCTATGAGCAAGTCTATAGTATGATTGTGGAAACAATGCGACCATACAAGGAACAACAAGTGAATGCAATTGCAGATTACATGTTGCTACTGAGTATTGTTTATTCGATTGAGTATAGAAGGGATAATGATGAAATCAAACTGAAGAGCTTGGCTGAGATAAGTAAGAACTGGAGTTATCAGCTAGATACCTTGGATAGTTTGAGAAAACAATCAGAAAAATATTCTGACGAACAGAAACCACAGGAAAATAAAAGTGAAAAAGAAAAGATTCTCGACTATCAACGAAACATAAGGAAGTGCTATTTTACTAACAGTTATATTTACGGCAGTAGTATGCCGATGATTGATTTTCTATTGACAGGATATTGCGATGAGGGCTCAATGAGAGCAAATATCCTGAGTATAGCTGCTGAGATTAAACGATATGAGACATCAGAAGAGAAACAATTGTATCAGAATCTGACACAGTTTTGGGATACAGATGATGATGTGATGGCGAATGCGGTGAAAAAAACTCTGGAAAAGGTTAAAGAAGGGAGTTTCTTGCTACAAGACTATCCTCTTTTTTTTCTAATCTTGCAACGCCTTCATAAATTAGGTTTTATAGAATTGAAGATGTCTGTGCCAGAGTTGCAAGAGTTATTTGATTCTGCTATCTCAAAGAGTAAGAATAGTCATTTTATTGAAGGGCTTGATGCATATTACTATCAAAGTGATGATGTGAGCACCCCAGAATTTGAGTTGTTAGTCAACAAAGTAAGGGCGATTAATGCACATAACAACCAAAAGAATCTCACTGCAGAATTTGAGAGAATCGTATTGAACACAAGTTCTTCAGAAAGTCTGGATAATTACGAACATGTACTTACGTATTTGTTTAAGAACATTGAAGCAGAACGTTTCTTTAGATTGTTTATTTCATACCATAACTATCGCAAACGTGACTACTGGAATTTCTTCGATAAGAGATATGATAGTAGGGATTGTTTTGATTTAGATAGAGAGTTTATTGATAATCTTTGGAGCATATTAAGTGATTATCTATCTGATAAATCTATAGAGGCATCAGGAACCCGAAAGTATTGTTCAAAGATACATGAACTGTTGGATAAAAAGGCAAAACAGTTTGGAGAAAAATTTGAATGA
- a CDS encoding nucleotidyltransferase family protein produces the protein MINDHNIQAFFALLRVGLWGNGNLDLLIDGTTDWQEVYRLATEQSVLGLVLAGLERSDVKPPRVLLLQWIRKVLMIEQRNKKMNAFVTNLIEKLRRNDIYAILVKGQGIAQCYEKTLWRSFGDVDLFLSDENYQKAKELLLPLGKITEPEEVAKKHFAMDIEGWAVELHGTLKSGLSSRVDKVLVRLQEDTFYDGQVRLWTNGQTQIFLLKAENDAFYVFTHILQHFYKEGVGLRQICDWCRLMWTYRDSLNYGLLKKRIRRAGLMSEWKAFYNLASRYLGMPDLGSQDSQARMSDQRSSVRLTGVESATSRHSSNKFGSAHDSIADFMVCDSRYDKKADRIMEFILKSGNMGHNRDMSHFSKYPYLIRKCVSMGRRIGDLINHARIFPLDSLRFFPRIMFNGIISAVKGE, from the coding sequence ATGATTAACGATCATAACATACAGGCTTTCTTTGCTTTATTACGAGTAGGGCTGTGGGGGAACGGAAATCTGGACTTGCTGATTGACGGAACCACAGACTGGCAGGAGGTATATCGACTTGCTACCGAACAATCAGTTCTAGGACTTGTACTCGCTGGGTTAGAGCGTTCTGACGTAAAGCCTCCTCGGGTTTTGCTACTGCAGTGGATTCGTAAGGTGCTGATGATAGAGCAGCGGAATAAGAAGATGAATGCCTTTGTGACTAATCTTATAGAAAAACTGCGAAGGAATGATATCTATGCTATTCTCGTAAAAGGGCAAGGAATAGCACAATGTTATGAGAAAACATTATGGAGATCTTTTGGTGATGTTGATTTGTTCTTGAGTGATGAAAATTACCAAAAAGCGAAAGAACTTCTGCTTCCATTAGGTAAAATAACAGAACCAGAAGAAGTTGCGAAAAAACATTTCGCAATGGACATCGAAGGTTGGGCTGTGGAACTTCATGGAACTCTAAAAAGTGGATTGTCGTCTAGAGTAGACAAAGTATTAGTTAGATTACAAGAGGATACTTTCTATGATGGTCAGGTGCGTTTGTGGACGAACGGACAAACGCAGATATTCTTACTGAAAGCAGAAAATGATGCTTTCTATGTATTTACTCATATTCTGCAGCATTTTTATAAAGAGGGCGTTGGACTGAGGCAGATTTGTGATTGGTGCAGACTGATGTGGACGTATAGGGACTCATTGAACTACGGATTATTGAAGAAACGAATAAGACGAGCAGGACTGATGAGCGAATGGAAAGCATTCTATAATCTGGCAAGCAGATACCTTGGTATGCCAGATTTGGGTTCTCAAGACTCGCAAGCTCGAATGAGCGACCAGAGGTCGAGCGTAAGGTTGACTGGCGTCGAGTCTGCTACGTCACGACATAGCTCAAACAAGTTTGGCTCTGCTCATGACTCAATCGCAGACTTCATGGTTTGTGATTCACGGTATGACAAGAAGGCAGACCGGATAATGGAGTTTATACTGAAGTCTGGCAATATGGGGCACAATCGAGATATGAGTCATTTCAGCAAGTATCCATATCTCATAAGAAAGTGTGTCTCCATGGGCAGGCGAATTGGTGACTTGATAAATCATGCAAGGATCTTCCCGCTGGACTCCCTAAGGTTCTTCCCAAGGATTATGTTCAATGGAATTATATCTGCCGTAAAAGGGGAATAG
- a CDS encoding WbuC family cupin fold metalloprotein yields the protein MRRTDGSWFTVNGDGTIIEDVILCAEEGRYGVNIPKGVWHTIDCLEENSVIFECKEGPFVEHEEDGILEFPKK from the coding sequence ATGAGACGTACTGATGGTTCATGGTTCACTGTTAATGGTGATGGGACGATTATTGAGGATGTTATACTCTGTGCAGAAGAAGGTCGATATGGCGTGAATATTCCGAAAGGCGTGTGGCATACGATAGATTGCCTTGAGGAGAATTCTGTAATCTTTGAGTGCAAGGAGGGGCCGTTCGTGGAGCACGAAGAAGATGGAATCTTAGAATTTCCAAAGAAATGA